A genomic segment from Luteibacter aegosomatis encodes:
- a CDS encoding S9 family peptidase: protein MSRYTTALAGAVLFGLTGAASAQAVSVDDYRRADAMLPNNTMPLVDHAVQRVKWIDDTHFWYRDQDKDGGQFITVDVAKGTSTHAFDRDKLAKALSSATGKKVDAAKLPVSAFVVRPDDGLDVTSGGKNYVCDKAMDKCELAAVKKDPSGKPYGEEPGMKSPDGKSEAFIRDWNLWVRDVATGAETQLTTDGIKDFGYATDNAGWKHTDEAILVWSPDSKKIATFQQDQRKTGEMTTVSVNVGHPKVDTWKYPLPGDKDVTMIERVVIDVPTKKVVRFKMPPDQHRSTICDDVSCSPGLWDDVRWSADGKSIAFVSTARDHTHEWFRVANPETGDVRTVFEEKAKTYFEGGNDMANWQYVPETDEVIWFSERSNWGHLYMYSLKTGKLEHAITKGDWNVTQVLRIDPKTKTIWFRGVGREKGVDPYYQSFYKVDFDGGNLTLLTPEKSDHTVSMSKDGTYFFDSYSTIDTPPVALVRRSDTGATVKEVAKADISRLKAAGWVPPTAFTVKARDGKTDLYGQMFKPTNFDPSKKYPLVVYIYPGPQTGSVRTRSFIPSHGDNQSLAELGFIVVAVDGMGTPWRSKAFHDAYFQNIGDNTLPDQVAAVKQLVKQNAWIDGDRVGIWGHSGGGNATATAMFRYGDVFKVGISESGNHDNRNYEDDWAEKWQGLLVKDKDGKSNYDDQANQKWVDGLKGHLMLAHGTSDDNVPPYETLLVVDALIKANKDFDLVMIPNAHHGYGAATPYMTRRRWDYFVRYLKGETPPKEFKLTPIER from the coding sequence ATGTCCAGATACACCACGGCGCTCGCGGGCGCCGTCCTCTTCGGCCTGACCGGTGCCGCTTCCGCGCAGGCCGTGAGCGTCGACGATTACCGTCGTGCCGACGCGATGCTCCCGAACAACACGATGCCGCTGGTCGACCATGCGGTACAGCGCGTGAAGTGGATCGACGATACGCACTTCTGGTATCGCGACCAGGACAAGGACGGCGGCCAGTTCATCACCGTCGACGTGGCGAAGGGTACGTCCACGCACGCGTTCGACCGCGACAAGCTGGCGAAGGCGCTGTCGTCGGCCACCGGCAAGAAGGTCGATGCGGCCAAGCTGCCGGTGAGCGCGTTCGTGGTGCGTCCGGACGACGGCCTCGACGTGACCTCGGGCGGCAAGAACTACGTCTGCGACAAGGCCATGGACAAGTGCGAACTGGCCGCGGTGAAGAAAGACCCCAGCGGCAAGCCCTACGGTGAAGAGCCGGGCATGAAGTCGCCGGACGGCAAGTCCGAGGCGTTCATCCGCGACTGGAACCTGTGGGTACGCGACGTGGCCACGGGGGCCGAGACCCAGCTGACCACCGACGGCATCAAGGACTTCGGCTACGCCACCGACAACGCCGGCTGGAAGCATACCGACGAGGCCATCCTCGTCTGGTCGCCGGACTCGAAGAAGATCGCCACCTTCCAGCAGGACCAGCGCAAGACCGGCGAGATGACCACGGTGAGCGTCAACGTGGGCCATCCCAAGGTCGATACCTGGAAGTACCCGCTGCCGGGCGACAAGGACGTGACCATGATCGAGCGCGTCGTCATCGACGTGCCGACGAAGAAGGTCGTGCGCTTCAAGATGCCGCCCGACCAGCATCGCTCGACGATCTGCGACGACGTGTCGTGCAGCCCGGGCCTGTGGGACGACGTGCGCTGGTCGGCCGACGGCAAGAGCATCGCCTTCGTCTCCACCGCGCGCGACCACACGCATGAGTGGTTCCGCGTGGCCAACCCCGAGACCGGCGACGTGCGCACGGTGTTCGAGGAGAAGGCCAAGACGTATTTCGAAGGCGGCAACGATATGGCCAACTGGCAATACGTGCCCGAAACCGACGAGGTGATCTGGTTCTCCGAGCGGAGTAACTGGGGCCACCTGTACATGTACAGCCTCAAGACCGGCAAGCTGGAACACGCCATCACCAAGGGCGACTGGAACGTCACCCAGGTGCTGCGCATCGATCCGAAGACCAAGACCATCTGGTTCCGCGGCGTCGGTCGCGAGAAGGGCGTGGACCCGTACTACCAGTCGTTCTACAAGGTGGACTTCGACGGCGGCAACCTGACGCTGCTCACCCCGGAGAAGTCCGACCACACCGTGTCGATGTCGAAGGACGGCACGTACTTCTTCGATTCGTATTCGACGATCGACACGCCTCCCGTCGCCCTCGTCCGCCGCAGCGATACGGGCGCCACGGTGAAGGAAGTGGCCAAGGCCGACATCTCGCGCCTGAAGGCCGCCGGCTGGGTGCCGCCGACCGCGTTCACGGTGAAGGCGCGCGACGGCAAGACCGACCTCTACGGCCAGATGTTCAAGCCGACGAACTTCGATCCGTCGAAGAAGTACCCGCTGGTGGTCTACATCTACCCGGGTCCGCAGACCGGTTCGGTGCGCACGCGCAGCTTCATTCCGTCGCATGGCGACAACCAGTCGCTCGCCGAACTCGGCTTCATCGTGGTGGCGGTCGACGGCATGGGCACGCCGTGGCGTTCGAAGGCGTTCCATGACGCCTACTTCCAGAACATCGGCGACAACACGCTGCCCGACCAGGTCGCGGCCGTGAAGCAGCTGGTGAAGCAGAACGCGTGGATCGACGGCGACCGCGTGGGCATCTGGGGCCATTCCGGCGGCGGCAACGCCACGGCCACGGCGATGTTCCGCTACGGCGACGTGTTCAAGGTGGGCATCTCCGAATCGGGCAACCACGACAACCGCAACTACGAAGACGACTGGGCCGAGAAGTGGCAGGGCCTGCTGGTCAAGGACAAGGACGGCAAGTCCAACTACGACGACCAGGCCAACCAGAAGTGGGTGGACGGCTTGAAGGGCCACCTGATGCTGGCCCACGGCACCTCGGACGACAACGTGCCGCCGTACGAAACGCTGCTGGTGGTGGATGCGCTGATCAAGGCGAACAAGGATTTCGACCTGGTGATGATTCCCAACGCGCACCACGGTTACGGTGCCGCCACGCCGTACATGACGCGCCGCCGCTGGGATTACTTCGTGCGTTACCTCAAGGGGGAGACGCCGCCGAAGGAATTCAAGCTGACGCCGATCGAGCGTTGA
- a CDS encoding IS481 family transposase, whose amino-acid sequence MPWKEASVMSLRAEFLALARRPDQPVAPLCRRFGISRTTGYKWLRREAAAEPLADRSRRPHRSPGQTAAETEARILALRHTYPHWGGRKLAKVLEREGCDAPAPSTITHILRRHGLLWRPTEAVITPWQRFEHSAPNDLWQMDFKGSVPVGAGQCDPLTVLDDHSRFNLVLANNADKTGLTVRRLLTAAFRRYGLPLRMNMDNGTPWGVGNGPARHLSTLSVWLVELGIHVSFSRPFHPQTNGKDERFHRSLDVEVLRGRAFLNLRELGLALDHWREIYNHVRPHEGIGMVTPVQRYRISPRAFPERIAAFEYGPDDLRLHVDQRGRTQLLGHPLTVSSALKAQIIAARPQDGQDGIYDLYFRHHWLDTVNLRDLD is encoded by the coding sequence ATGCCCTGGAAGGAAGCGTCAGTCATGAGTTTGCGTGCCGAGTTTCTCGCCCTGGCCCGGCGCCCGGACCAGCCCGTGGCGCCGCTGTGCCGGCGGTTCGGGATCAGCCGGACGACCGGCTATAAATGGCTCCGCCGGGAGGCGGCCGCGGAGCCGCTGGCGGACCGGTCACGTCGTCCGCACCGCAGTCCTGGGCAGACGGCGGCCGAGACCGAAGCCCGTATCCTGGCGCTGCGGCACACTTATCCCCATTGGGGCGGGCGCAAGCTGGCCAAGGTGCTGGAACGGGAAGGTTGCGATGCGCCCGCGCCCAGCACGATCACCCACATCCTGCGTCGCCATGGCCTGCTGTGGCGCCCCACCGAGGCGGTGATCACGCCCTGGCAGCGCTTCGAGCACAGCGCGCCTAACGATCTGTGGCAGATGGACTTCAAGGGATCGGTGCCGGTGGGGGCGGGCCAGTGCGATCCGTTGACCGTGCTCGACGATCACTCCCGTTTCAACCTGGTGCTGGCCAACAACGCCGATAAGACAGGCCTGACGGTACGACGCCTGCTCACGGCGGCGTTTCGTCGCTACGGGCTGCCGTTGCGCATGAACATGGACAACGGCACGCCGTGGGGCGTGGGCAACGGCCCGGCACGCCATCTGTCGACCTTGTCGGTGTGGCTGGTGGAGCTGGGTATCCACGTGAGTTTCAGCCGTCCGTTCCATCCCCAGACCAACGGCAAGGACGAGCGTTTCCACCGAAGCCTGGACGTGGAGGTGCTGCGCGGCCGGGCTTTCCTCAACCTCAGGGAGCTGGGCCTGGCGCTGGATCACTGGCGGGAGATCTACAACCACGTGCGTCCGCACGAAGGCATCGGCATGGTCACGCCGGTGCAGCGTTACCGGATCAGTCCGCGCGCCTTTCCCGAGCGGATCGCGGCGTTTGAGTACGGCCCGGATGACTTGCGGTTACATGTCGACCAGCGAGGTCGAACCCAGCTGCTGGGCCATCCTCTGACGGTGTCGTCGGCCCTGAAGGCCCAGATCATCGCCGCCCGCCCGCAGGACGGGCAGGACGGCATCTATGACCTGTATTTCCGTCATCACTGGCTCGACACCGTCAACCTGCGAGACCTGGACTAA
- the msrB gene encoding peptide-methionine (R)-S-oxide reductase MsrB, which yields MSIDPERRRFLGVLAVTTAAAVSLPFVLRGTRPVVAADAPRPQGGSVTIDEFSPDKKPLGPRTEARVVMTDEQWRQKLDGRSYYVMRHEGTEPPYTGPGWDRHENGIYRCLGCDTALYDSATKFDSGTGWPSFWQPISKRNIVQTDDRSLAVEDRTAVSCARCGSHLGHVFDDGPDPTGLRYCMNAVAMKFVPVPGVHITLS from the coding sequence ATGAGCATCGATCCTGAGCGTCGGCGATTCCTCGGCGTGCTGGCCGTCACGACGGCCGCCGCCGTTTCCCTGCCTTTCGTGCTGCGCGGGACGCGTCCCGTCGTGGCGGCCGACGCGCCGCGTCCGCAGGGCGGGAGCGTCACCATCGACGAATTCTCCCCGGACAAGAAGCCGCTGGGCCCGCGTACCGAGGCCCGGGTGGTGATGACGGACGAGCAATGGCGGCAGAAGCTCGACGGTCGCTCGTACTACGTGATGCGCCACGAGGGCACCGAACCGCCGTATACCGGGCCCGGCTGGGACCGCCACGAGAACGGCATCTATCGCTGCCTGGGCTGTGACACGGCGCTGTACGACTCGGCCACCAAGTTCGATTCGGGCACGGGCTGGCCGAGCTTCTGGCAGCCGATCTCCAAGCGGAACATCGTGCAGACGGACGACCGCAGCCTCGCCGTCGAGGATCGCACGGCGGTGAGTTGCGCGCGGTGCGGGTCGCACCTGGGGCACGTGTTCGACGACGGTCCGGATCCGACCGGGTTGCGCTATTGCATGAACGCGGTGGCGATGAAGTTCGTGCCGGTGCCCGGGGTGCATATCACGTTGTCCTGA
- a CDS encoding glycine zipper 2TM domain-containing protein gives MKTHLIAIAALVMATGAVVDSPVQAQARRSQHQVCRDVETKQIQSKDNNRLIGTGVGAVAGGLLGNQVGGGKGKTLATVAGAVGGGYAGNQIQKNHQDKNARYETHRECHWVND, from the coding sequence ATGAAAACCCACCTGATCGCGATCGCCGCGCTCGTCATGGCCACCGGTGCGGTGGTCGATTCCCCGGTACAGGCGCAGGCGCGCCGCAGCCAGCACCAGGTCTGCCGGGACGTGGAAACCAAGCAAATCCAGTCCAAGGACAATAACCGCCTGATCGGTACGGGCGTGGGCGCCGTGGCCGGCGGCCTGCTCGGCAACCAGGTCGGCGGCGGCAAGGGCAAGACCCTCGCCACGGTGGCCGGTGCGGTCGGCGGCGGTTACGCGGGCAACCAGATCCAGAAGAACCACCAGGACAAGAACGCCCGCTACGAAACCCATCGCGAATGCCACTGGGTCAACGACTGA
- a CDS encoding YihY/virulence factor BrkB family protein produces the protein MDRRIRLGWQVVRNTAKGFSDDELMTRAAALAFYSALSFAPLLVLLLWVVASLRPEWQAQLIDSLNGLVGARASEAVRLVIENAKQKPSVGSMAGVIGLGVTLVGASAVFAQLQGALNRVWSLQPKPGSTRHAILGWIRARLHALGLLLSLAFLLVISFSASALIAVFVRGGTTGWHVLETIISLVVFVVIFGAIYKVLPDAVIEWRDAVIGASLTALLFVVGKYAIGIYLERSNVGGPYGPAGGVVVLLVWVYYSALILLLGAELTEAVAEVRGTPIQPRSYAMSTKPAPLDPSITAAALSIKPIEKEETS, from the coding sequence ATGGATCGCCGCATCCGACTCGGCTGGCAGGTGGTACGCAACACCGCCAAGGGCTTCAGCGACGACGAGCTGATGACCCGTGCCGCCGCCCTCGCCTTCTATTCCGCCCTGTCCTTCGCTCCCCTGCTGGTGCTGCTGCTCTGGGTGGTGGCCTCGCTACGACCGGAGTGGCAGGCGCAACTGATCGATAGCCTGAACGGCCTCGTCGGCGCGCGCGCCTCCGAAGCCGTGCGGCTGGTGATCGAGAACGCCAAGCAGAAACCCAGCGTGGGCAGCATGGCGGGCGTGATCGGCCTGGGCGTGACCCTGGTCGGCGCCTCCGCCGTGTTCGCGCAGCTGCAGGGCGCGCTCAACCGCGTCTGGAGCCTGCAACCCAAGCCCGGCAGCACCCGCCACGCCATCCTGGGCTGGATCCGCGCCCGCCTGCATGCCCTGGGCCTGCTGCTTTCGCTGGCCTTTTTGCTGGTGATCTCGTTTTCGGCCAGCGCGCTCATCGCCGTGTTCGTGCGCGGCGGCACCACCGGCTGGCACGTGCTGGAAACGATCATCTCGCTCGTGGTGTTCGTCGTGATCTTCGGCGCCATCTACAAGGTGCTGCCCGATGCCGTTATCGAATGGCGCGACGCCGTGATCGGCGCCTCCCTCACCGCCCTGCTCTTCGTCGTCGGCAAGTACGCCATCGGCATCTACCTGGAACGCAGCAACGTCGGCGGCCCCTACGGGCCGGCCGGCGGCGTGGTGGTGCTGCTGGTGTGGGTCTACTACTCCGCCCTCATCCTGCTGCTCGGCGCGGAACTGACCGAGGCGGTGGCGGAGGTCCGCGGCACGCCGATCCAGCCGCGGTCCTACGCGATGTCCACCAAGCCCGCCCCCCTTGACCCGTCCATCACGGCGGCGGCGTTATCCATAAAGCCTATCGAGAAGGAGGAAACCTCATGA
- a CDS encoding HAD family hydrolase produces the protein MIDLVGFDGDDTLWHSQEYYDRAQDEFEAILGKYIDLARDGLRDSLLATERGNIALFGYGAKGMTLSMIESAIELTEGRIEARDIHRIVRLGKEVLAHPVELLPGIRDAVERVAATHRVVLITKGDLFHQEYKVARCGLADVFHRIEIVSEKDPAAYARLFREFEVTPERFAMVGNSLKSDIAPVVELGGWGVYMPYHSTWAHEVVTGFTMTDRVVEVRGADGIPGAIARMG, from the coding sequence ATGATCGACCTGGTCGGTTTCGACGGCGACGACACCCTCTGGCACAGCCAGGAATACTACGACCGCGCGCAGGACGAATTCGAGGCCATCCTCGGCAAGTACATCGACCTCGCCCGCGACGGCCTGCGCGACAGCCTGCTCGCCACCGAGCGCGGCAACATCGCCCTGTTCGGCTACGGCGCAAAGGGCATGACGCTGTCGATGATCGAGTCGGCCATCGAGCTCACCGAAGGCCGGATCGAGGCACGCGACATCCACCGCATCGTGCGCCTGGGCAAGGAAGTGCTCGCGCACCCCGTCGAACTCCTGCCCGGCATCCGCGACGCCGTGGAGCGCGTGGCCGCCACCCATCGCGTGGTGCTCATCACCAAGGGCGATCTCTTCCACCAGGAATACAAGGTGGCCCGCTGCGGGCTGGCCGACGTGTTCCATCGCATCGAGATCGTCTCGGAGAAAGACCCGGCGGCCTACGCCCGCCTGTTCCGCGAGTTCGAGGTGACGCCCGAGCGCTTCGCCATGGTGGGCAATTCGCTCAAGTCCGACATCGCGCCCGTGGTGGAGCTGGGTGGCTGGGGGGTCTACATGCCCTATCACAGCACCTGGGCGCACGAGGTGGTCACGGGGTTCACCATGACCGACCGGGTGGTCGAGGTGCGTGGGGCGGATGGCATTCCGGGGGCTATCGCCCGGATGGGATGA
- a CDS encoding carbohydrate porin, producing MRIHSIKRPLAGLVLACLGFAGASAHAQDASGSKYLFGDWGGERTRLADEGITFDLGYGFEAAHNYSGGDREITRYTDQWKFGASFDLDKLWNWHGAKFNIMVTDRNGRDIGADANIGNNQLIQEVYGRGQTWHLTIFQLEQKFFNDRLTWKIGRMPVGEDTGSFSCDFQNLSFCGAQPGNIVGDYWVNWPTSMWATVLKFSTTQNTWLQLSAYQVNPKYVDDSYARRNGLKLGFPSGTTGWLIPLEFGWKPSINGLPGSYRAGVWYNTSKGDDVFYDVNHEPRALTGDDPLQRTSRRGAWITFQQQVTGEAGGKGTNVFLNITSADHQTSPTNNQISLGMEYKGIFDRPNDFVGAALGFTHANGDVAKYQRLYNAVHPDDPGLVKSGYEKVAEVFYSWSPIPSIALRPNLQYIKDPGGIAEKNNAFILGLKASVAF from the coding sequence ATGCGCATCCATTCGATTAAGCGCCCTCTCGCCGGTCTGGTGCTCGCATGCCTCGGCTTCGCCGGGGCATCGGCGCATGCGCAAGACGCATCCGGCAGCAAATACCTTTTCGGCGATTGGGGCGGCGAACGCACGCGCCTGGCCGATGAAGGCATTACGTTCGACCTCGGCTACGGCTTCGAAGCCGCGCACAACTATTCCGGCGGCGATCGCGAAATCACGCGATACACCGACCAATGGAAGTTCGGCGCCAGCTTCGATCTCGACAAGCTGTGGAACTGGCACGGCGCCAAGTTCAACATCATGGTCACCGATCGCAACGGCCGCGATATCGGCGCCGACGCCAATATCGGCAACAACCAGCTCATCCAGGAAGTCTACGGCCGCGGCCAGACCTGGCACCTGACCATCTTCCAGCTCGAGCAGAAGTTCTTCAACGACCGCCTCACCTGGAAGATCGGCCGCATGCCGGTCGGCGAGGACACCGGCAGCTTCTCGTGCGACTTCCAGAACCTCTCGTTCTGCGGCGCGCAGCCGGGCAACATCGTGGGCGACTACTGGGTCAACTGGCCGACCAGCATGTGGGCCACGGTGCTGAAGTTCTCCACCACGCAGAACACCTGGCTTCAGCTGTCGGCGTACCAGGTCAACCCGAAGTACGTCGACGATTCCTACGCCCGTCGCAACGGCCTGAAGCTCGGTTTCCCCAGCGGCACCACCGGCTGGCTGATCCCTCTGGAGTTCGGCTGGAAGCCCTCGATCAACGGCCTGCCCGGTTCGTATCGCGCGGGCGTCTGGTACAACACCTCCAAGGGTGACGACGTCTTCTACGACGTGAACCACGAGCCGCGCGCGCTCACCGGCGACGACCCGCTGCAGCGCACCTCGCGTCGCGGTGCGTGGATCACCTTCCAGCAGCAGGTCACCGGCGAAGCGGGCGGCAAGGGAACCAACGTGTTCCTCAACATCACCTCCGCCGACCACCAGACCTCGCCCACCAACAACCAGATCTCGCTGGGCATGGAGTACAAGGGCATCTTCGACCGCCCGAACGACTTCGTCGGCGCGGCCCTGGGCTTCACCCATGCCAACGGCGACGTGGCGAAGTACCAGCGCCTGTACAACGCCGTCCATCCGGACGACCCGGGCCTGGTGAAGAGCGGCTACGAGAAGGTGGCCGAAGTGTTCTACAGCTGGTCGCCCATCCCCTCGATCGCCCTGCGTCCCAACCTGCAGTACATCAAGGATCCGGGCGGCATCGCCGAGAAGAACAACGCGTTCATCCTGGGCCTGAAGGCCAGCGTGGCTTTCTAA
- a CDS encoding CoA-acylating methylmalonate-semialdehyde dehydrogenase has protein sequence MSAQPSNDTLARIGHFVAGKPYAGSPSGSAPVYDPARGTVSAEVALASVADVDAAVRAAHAAFPAWSQTPALRRARVMFRFKELIERDMDRLARLIVAEHGKVLSDAKGELVRGLEVVEYACGIPELLKGEYTEQIANGIDAWTVRQALGVCAGITPFNFPAMVPMWMFPMAIACGNSFVLKPSERDPSLAVELALLLKEAGLPDGVFNVIHGDKTAVDALLDHDLVRAVSFVGSTPIAEYIYARGTAHGKRVQALGGAKNHMVIMPDADVDKAADALIGAGYGAAGERCMAISVALAVGDATADALVAKLKPRVESLRIGHGLDESVEMGPVVTGAHRDRITGYIDDGVAAGAELVVDGRGHRVAGCEQGFFVGGTLFDRVTTDMRIYKEEIFGPVLCVVRVPDFATALEYVSAHEYGNGTSIFTRDGHVAREFSHRVQVGMVGINVPIPVPMAFHSFGGWKKSLMGDHHAHGPESVRFYTKQKAITQRWLNHGESAGAEFAMPTH, from the coding sequence ATGTCCGCCCAGCCCTCGAACGATACCCTCGCCCGCATCGGCCATTTCGTGGCCGGCAAGCCCTATGCGGGTTCGCCTTCCGGCAGCGCGCCGGTGTACGACCCCGCGCGCGGCACCGTCTCCGCCGAAGTCGCCCTCGCCTCCGTCGCCGACGTGGATGCCGCCGTACGCGCGGCGCACGCGGCCTTCCCCGCCTGGTCGCAGACGCCTGCGCTCCGGCGCGCACGCGTGATGTTCCGTTTCAAGGAACTGATCGAGCGCGACATGGACCGCCTGGCGCGCCTCATCGTCGCCGAGCACGGCAAGGTGCTGTCCGATGCGAAGGGCGAGCTCGTGCGCGGCCTCGAGGTGGTCGAATACGCCTGCGGCATTCCCGAACTGCTCAAGGGCGAGTACACCGAGCAGATCGCCAACGGCATCGATGCCTGGACGGTGCGCCAGGCGCTCGGCGTGTGCGCCGGCATCACGCCGTTCAACTTTCCCGCCATGGTGCCCATGTGGATGTTTCCCATGGCCATCGCCTGCGGCAACAGCTTCGTGCTGAAGCCGTCCGAGCGCGATCCGTCGCTGGCCGTCGAACTGGCGCTCCTGCTGAAGGAGGCCGGCCTGCCCGATGGCGTGTTCAACGTGATCCATGGCGACAAGACCGCCGTGGACGCCCTGCTCGACCACGACCTCGTGCGAGCGGTGAGCTTCGTCGGTTCCACGCCCATCGCCGAATACATCTACGCGCGCGGCACGGCGCACGGCAAGCGCGTGCAGGCGCTCGGCGGCGCGAAGAACCACATGGTGATCATGCCTGACGCCGATGTCGACAAGGCGGCCGATGCGCTGATAGGAGCCGGCTACGGCGCGGCGGGCGAGCGCTGCATGGCGATTTCGGTCGCGCTGGCCGTCGGCGATGCCACGGCCGACGCCCTGGTCGCCAAGCTCAAGCCGCGCGTCGAATCGCTGCGCATCGGCCATGGCCTCGACGAGAGCGTGGAAATGGGTCCGGTGGTCACCGGCGCGCATCGCGATCGCATCACCGGATACATCGACGACGGCGTCGCGGCCGGTGCGGAACTGGTCGTCGACGGTCGCGGCCATCGCGTAGCCGGATGCGAACAAGGCTTCTTCGTGGGCGGCACGCTGTTCGATCGCGTCACCACCGACATGCGCATCTACAAGGAAGAGATCTTCGGTCCGGTGCTATGCGTGGTGCGCGTGCCGGATTTCGCTACGGCCCTGGAATACGTTAGCGCTCACGAATACGGCAACGGCACCTCGATCTTCACGCGGGACGGACACGTCGCGCGTGAGTTTTCCCATCGCGTACAGGTCGGCATGGTCGGCATCAACGTGCCCATTCCCGTACCGATGGCGTTCCACAGTTTCGGTGGCTGGAAGAAAAGCCTCATGGGTGACCACCACGCGCACGGCCCGGAATCCGTGCGCTTCTACACAAAACAGAAAGCCATTACACAGCGCTGGCTGAACCACGGCGAAAGCGCGGGCGCAGAGTTTGCGATGCCCACCCATTAG
- the iolB gene encoding 5-deoxy-glucuronate isomerase, which produces MSLLVKSAPRGEAIVKVTPESAKWKHVGFEARRLGAGERTDITLPADREGCLVVLTGTVDVDVGGQAWTSLGGRASVFDDRSPHAVYAPPGSVFRVTASTDAELAIATAPGTGKFGARLIDPSTMKRSVRGTGANTRYVCDILPETEPAESLLVVEVLTPAGHSSSYPPHKHDTDALPDESVLEETYYHRIDPPQGFAFQRVYTDERDIDESMAVGDHDVVMVPRGYHPVVMPHGYRGYYLNVMAGPRREWHFRNDPAHEWMIAR; this is translated from the coding sequence ATGAGCCTGCTGGTCAAGTCCGCGCCGCGCGGCGAGGCGATCGTCAAGGTCACGCCCGAATCGGCGAAGTGGAAGCACGTGGGCTTCGAGGCGAGAAGGCTCGGCGCGGGCGAACGCACCGACATCACCCTTCCCGCCGATCGCGAGGGCTGCCTGGTCGTGCTGACGGGCACGGTCGACGTCGACGTCGGCGGCCAGGCGTGGACTTCGCTGGGCGGCCGCGCGAGCGTGTTCGACGACCGTTCGCCGCATGCCGTCTACGCGCCACCGGGCTCGGTCTTCCGCGTCACGGCGTCCACCGATGCCGAACTCGCCATCGCCACCGCACCGGGCACGGGCAAGTTCGGCGCGCGCCTGATCGATCCCTCCACCATGAAGCGCTCGGTGCGCGGCACGGGCGCGAACACGCGCTACGTCTGCGACATCCTGCCGGAGACCGAACCGGCCGAATCGCTCCTCGTCGTGGAAGTGCTCACGCCCGCCGGGCATTCGTCGAGCTACCCCCCGCACAAGCACGATACCGATGCGCTTCCCGACGAAAGCGTGCTCGAAGAGACCTATTACCACCGCATCGATCCGCCGCAGGGCTTCGCCTTCCAGCGCGTCTACACCGACGAGCGCGACATCGACGAATCGATGGCCGTCGGCGATCACGACGTGGTGATGGTGCCGCGCGGCTACCACCCCGTGGTGATGCCGCACGGCTACCGCGGCTATTACCTCAACGTCATGGCCGGCCCGCGCCGCGAGTGGCATTTCCGCAACGATCCCGCCCACGAATGGATGATCGCGCGCTGA
- the iolE gene encoding myo-inosose-2 dehydratase, with amino-acid sequence MKNDPIRIGINPISWSNDDLPSLGGETPLSTALTEGKAIGYEGFELGNKFPKDPAELRDLMAGYGLDVVSGWYSGRAATRSAKEESEAVGAHLRLLAENGCKVMVYGEVADAIQGEPLSLYKRPRFRTDDAWKRYGENLTDFARFTLSHGVRLAYHHHMGAYVESPDDIDRLMAHTGDEVGLLFDSGHTFFGGGDPVAVLDRHIGRICHVHCKDVRPDVVKLARNRHWTFLESVLNGAFTVPGDGVIDFAAIVDRLRAHGYRGWLVVEAEQDPAVAPSYAYADKGYRTLRALLDREPVREVA; translated from the coding sequence ATGAAGAACGACCCCATCCGCATCGGCATCAACCCCATCTCCTGGAGCAACGACGACCTGCCTTCGCTGGGTGGCGAGACGCCGTTGTCCACCGCCCTCACCGAAGGCAAGGCCATCGGCTACGAAGGCTTCGAACTCGGCAACAAGTTTCCGAAAGACCCTGCCGAACTGCGCGACCTCATGGCCGGTTACGGACTGGACGTGGTGTCGGGCTGGTACTCGGGGCGGGCCGCCACCCGTTCCGCGAAAGAGGAAAGCGAGGCGGTCGGCGCCCACCTGCGCCTTTTGGCCGAGAATGGCTGCAAGGTGATGGTGTATGGCGAGGTCGCCGATGCCATCCAGGGCGAACCCCTGTCGCTGTACAAGCGCCCGAGGTTCCGCACCGACGACGCATGGAAACGCTATGGCGAGAACCTCACGGACTTCGCCCGCTTCACGCTCTCGCATGGCGTGCGCCTGGCGTATCACCACCACATGGGCGCCTACGTCGAATCCCCCGACGACATCGACCGGCTCATGGCGCATACGGGCGACGAAGTGGGCCTGCTCTTCGACAGCGGGCATACCTTCTTCGGCGGTGGCGATCCGGTGGCCGTGCTCGATCGCCACATCGGCCGCATCTGCCACGTGCACTGCAAGGACGTGCGTCCCGACGTGGTGAAGCTCGCGCGCAACCGGCACTGGACCTTCCTCGAATCCGTGCTCAACGGCGCGTTCACCGTACCCGGCGACGGCGTGATCGACTTCGCCGCCATCGTCGACCGGCTTCGCGCCCACGGATACCGGGGCTGGCTGGTGGTCGAGGCCGAACAGGATCCCGCCGTGGCGCCCAGCTATGCGTACGCCGACAAGGGCTACCGCACGCTGCGCGCGTTGCTCGACCGCGAGCCGGTCAGGGAGGTCGCATGA